A window of the Streptomyces formicae genome harbors these coding sequences:
- the rplK gene encoding 50S ribosomal protein L11, whose product MPPKKKKVTGLIKLQIQAGAANPAPPVGPALGQHGVNIMEFCKAYNAATESQRGMVVPVEITVYEDRSFTFITKTPPAAKLILKAAGVDKGSGEPHKTKVAKLTRDQVRDIATTKMPDLNANDLDAAEKIIAGTARSMGITVEG is encoded by the coding sequence ATGCCTCCCAAGAAGAAGAAGGTCACGGGGCTCATCAAGCTCCAGATCCAGGCCGGCGCCGCCAACCCGGCTCCGCCGGTCGGCCCCGCACTGGGTCAGCACGGCGTCAACATCATGGAGTTCTGCAAGGCCTACAACGCCGCGACCGAGTCGCAGCGTGGCATGGTCGTGCCGGTGGAGATCACGGTCTACGAGGACCGTTCCTTCACCTTCATCACCAAGACTCCGCCGGCCGCCAAGCTGATCCTCAAGGCCGCGGGTGTGGACAAGGGCTCCGGCGAGCCGCACAAGACCAAGGTCGCCAAGCTGACGCGCGACCAGGTCCGCGACATCGCCACCACCAAGATGCCCGACCTGAACGCCAACGACCTGGACGCCGCCGAGAAGATCATCGCCGGCACCGCCCGCTCCATGGGCATCACGGTCGAGGGCTGA
- the rplL gene encoding 50S ribosomal protein L7/L12 yields MAKLSQDDLLAQFEEMTLIELSEFVKAFEEKFDVTAAAPVAVAAAGGAGAAAAEAVEEQDEFDVILTGAGEKKIQVIKVVRELTSLGLKEAKDLVDGTPKPVLEKVAKEAAEKAAESLKAAGASVEVK; encoded by the coding sequence ATGGCGAAGCTCAGCCAGGACGACCTGCTCGCGCAGTTCGAGGAGATGACCCTCATCGAGCTCTCCGAGTTCGTGAAGGCCTTCGAGGAGAAGTTCGACGTCACCGCCGCCGCCCCGGTCGCCGTTGCCGCCGCCGGTGGCGCCGGTGCCGCTGCTGCCGAGGCCGTCGAGGAGCAGGACGAGTTCGACGTCATCCTCACCGGCGCCGGCGAGAAGAAGATCCAGGTCATCAAGGTCGTGCGTGAGCTGACCTCCCTGGGTCTGAAGGAGGCCAAGGACCTCGTCGACGGCACCCCGAAGCCGGTCCTCGAGAAGGTCGCCAAGGAGGCCGCGGAGAAGGCTGCCGAGTCCCTCAAGGCCGCCGGCGCCTCCGTCGAGGTCAAGTAA
- a CDS encoding pyridoxal phosphate-dependent aminotransferase: MSAATPPTERRVSARIGAISESATLAVDAKAKALKAAGRPVIGFGAGEPDFPTPDYIVEAAIEACKNPKYHRYTPAGGLPELKKAIAEKTLRDSGYEVDPAQVLVTNGGKQAIYEAVASILDPGDEVIVPAPYWTTYPESIRLAGGVPVEVVADETTGYRVSVEQLEAARTERTKVVLFVSPSNPTGAVYSEADTEAIGRWALEHGLWVLTDEIYEHLVYGDATFTSIPALVPELRDKCIVVNGVAKTYAMTGWRVGWIVGPKDIVKAATNLQSHATSNVSNVAQVAALAAVSGSLDAVAAMGEAFDRRRQTIVRMLNEIDGVVCPEPEGAFYVYPSVKGLLGKEIRGKRPETSVELAALILDEVEVAVVPGEAFGTPGYLRLSYALGDEDLVEGVSRLQKLLAEARD; encoded by the coding sequence ATGAGCGCTGCAACTCCTCCGACCGAGCGCCGGGTGTCCGCCCGCATCGGCGCGATCTCCGAGTCCGCGACCCTCGCCGTCGACGCCAAGGCCAAGGCCCTCAAGGCCGCCGGGCGTCCCGTGATCGGCTTCGGCGCGGGCGAGCCCGACTTCCCGACGCCCGACTACATCGTCGAGGCCGCGATCGAGGCCTGCAAGAACCCGAAGTACCACCGCTACACGCCGGCCGGCGGTCTGCCCGAGCTGAAGAAGGCCATCGCCGAGAAGACGCTCCGCGACTCCGGCTACGAGGTCGACCCGGCCCAGGTCCTGGTGACCAACGGCGGCAAGCAGGCGATCTACGAGGCCGTCGCCTCGATCCTGGACCCGGGTGACGAGGTCATCGTCCCGGCGCCGTACTGGACGACGTACCCCGAGTCGATCCGGCTCGCGGGCGGTGTCCCGGTCGAGGTGGTCGCCGACGAGACGACCGGCTACCGGGTCTCGGTCGAGCAGCTGGAGGCCGCGCGCACGGAGCGGACCAAGGTCGTCCTCTTCGTCTCGCCGTCCAACCCGACCGGCGCGGTCTACAGCGAGGCGGACACCGAGGCGATCGGCCGCTGGGCGCTGGAGCACGGTCTGTGGGTGCTGACGGACGAGATCTACGAGCACCTCGTCTACGGCGACGCGACGTTCACCTCGATCCCGGCGCTCGTTCCCGAGCTGCGCGACAAGTGCATCGTCGTGAACGGTGTGGCGAAGACGTACGCGATGACCGGCTGGCGGGTCGGCTGGATCGTCGGCCCGAAGGACATCGTCAAGGCCGCGACCAACCTCCAGTCGCACGCCACGTCCAACGTGTCGAACGTGGCGCAGGTCGCCGCGCTGGCCGCGGTCTCCGGCAGCCTGGACGCGGTCGCGGCGATGGGTGAGGCGTTCGACCGCCGCCGCCAGACCATCGTGCGGATGCTCAACGAGATCGACGGCGTGGTCTGCCCGGAGCCGGAGGGCGCCTTCTACGTGTACCCGTCGGTGAAGGGCCTGCTCGGCAAGGAGATCCGCGGCAAGCGCCCGGAGACCTCCGTGGAGCTGGCGGCGCTGATCCTGGACGAGGTCGAGGTCGCGGTCGTACCGGGCGAGGCGTTCGGCACGCCCGGCTATCTGCGGCTGTCGTACGCGCTGGGCGACGAGGACCTGGTCGAGGGTGTCTCGCGGCTCCAGAAGCTGCTGGCGGAGGCCCGGGACTGA
- the rplA gene encoding 50S ribosomal protein L1, with protein MKRSKALRNADAKVDRERTYAPLEAVRIAKDTATTKFDGTVEVAFRLGVDPRKADQMVRGTVNLPHGTGKTARVLVFATGDRAAAAEAAGADIVGSDELIDEVAKGRLDFDAVVATPDLMGKVGRLGRVLGPRGLMPNPKTGTVTMDVAKAVTDIKGGKIEFRVDKHSNLHFIIGKVSFDETKLVENYAAALEEILRLKPSAAKGRYIKKATLTTTMGPGIPLDSNRTRNLLVEEDPAAV; from the coding sequence GTGAAGCGCAGCAAGGCTCTCCGCAACGCGGACGCCAAGGTCGACCGGGAGCGCACCTACGCCCCGCTCGAGGCCGTCCGCATTGCGAAGGACACCGCCACCACCAAGTTCGACGGCACCGTCGAGGTCGCCTTCCGCCTGGGCGTTGACCCGCGCAAGGCCGACCAGATGGTCCGTGGCACCGTGAACCTTCCGCACGGCACCGGCAAGACCGCCCGGGTCCTGGTCTTCGCGACCGGTGACCGTGCTGCGGCCGCGGAAGCCGCGGGCGCCGACATCGTCGGCTCCGACGAACTGATCGACGAGGTCGCGAAGGGCCGTCTGGACTTCGACGCCGTCGTCGCCACCCCGGACCTCATGGGCAAGGTCGGCCGCCTCGGCCGCGTGCTCGGTCCCCGTGGTCTCATGCCGAACCCCAAGACCGGCACCGTGACCATGGACGTCGCCAAGGCTGTCACCGACATCAAGGGCGGCAAGATCGAGTTCCGCGTCGACAAGCACTCGAACCTGCACTTCATCATCGGCAAGGTCTCCTTCGACGAGACGAAGCTGGTCGAGAACTACGCCGCGGCGCTGGAGGAGATCCTCCGTCTGAAGCCGTCCGCCGCGAAGGGCCGCTACATCAAGAAGGCGACCCTGACCACCACCATGGGCCCCGGCATCCCGCTGGACTCCAACCGCACCCGCAACCTCCTCGTCGAGGAGGACCCGGCAGCTGTCTGA
- a CDS encoding NAD(P)-dependent oxidoreductase yields MKLTVFGATGGIGQEIVRQALADGHQVTAVVRDPARLSVPADGRERLDVVTARFDDPEALRQAVAGRDAVLSGLGPRSTKQVGVASRLTRPVLQALEAEGTRRFLAVSAAPLGPVPKDETFFLRYIGTPLVSRVLRKHYDDLRIMEDDMRRSATDWTSVRPPRLTDKPLTGTYRTAVGTGLRGAATISRADVAHAMLAMTGDPATVKQAVAVAY; encoded by the coding sequence ATGAAGCTCACGGTTTTCGGCGCGACCGGCGGCATCGGCCAGGAGATCGTCCGCCAGGCCCTGGCGGACGGCCATCAGGTCACGGCCGTGGTCCGCGACCCTGCACGGCTGTCCGTCCCGGCCGACGGGCGCGAGCGGCTCGACGTCGTGACGGCCCGGTTCGACGACCCGGAGGCTCTGCGGCAGGCGGTCGCGGGCCGCGACGCGGTGCTCTCAGGCCTCGGTCCCCGCTCCACCAAGCAGGTCGGGGTCGCTTCGCGGCTCACCCGCCCGGTGCTCCAGGCCCTGGAGGCGGAGGGCACACGGCGTTTCCTCGCGGTGAGCGCGGCGCCGCTCGGGCCCGTGCCCAAGGACGAGACGTTCTTCCTGCGGTACATCGGCACGCCCCTGGTCTCGCGTGTGCTGCGCAAGCACTACGACGACCTGCGGATCATGGAGGACGACATGCGGCGGAGCGCGACCGACTGGACGTCGGTCCGGCCCCCGCGGCTCACCGACAAGCCGCTGACCGGCACGTACCGCACCGCCGTCGGCACCGGGCTGCGCGGCGCGGCCACGATCTCCCGGGCGGACGTCGCGCACGCGATGCTGGCGATGACCGGCGATCCGGCGACGGTGAAGCAGGCCGTGGCGGTGGCCTACTGA
- the nusG gene encoding transcription termination/antitermination protein NusG — protein sequence MSDPNLNDAIESVESAEDQLDIVEAADAVDPDQAEAADDAAGEPAEVAAIHTETVAETDEAVAETEEGDEGEGEEAAEAAEAEDAAEAVAEPEAPVDPIAALRDELRGLPGEWYVIHTYAGYEKRVKANLEQRAVSLNVEDFIYQAEVPEEEIVQIKNGERKNVRQNKLPGYVLVRMDLTNESWGVVRNTPGVTGFVGNAYDPYPLTLDEIVKMLAPEAEEKAAREAAEAEGKPAPARKVEVQVLDFEVGDSVTVTDGPFATLQATINEINADSKKVKGLVEIFGRETPVELSFDQIQKN from the coding sequence GTGTCTGACCCGAACCTGAACGACGCCATCGAGTCGGTGGAGTCCGCTGAGGACCAGCTCGACATCGTCGAGGCGGCGGACGCTGTGGACCCGGACCAGGCCGAAGCTGCCGACGACGCTGCGGGGGAGCCGGCCGAGGTGGCCGCGATCCACACCGAGACCGTCGCAGAGACCGACGAGGCCGTCGCCGAGACCGAAGAGGGCGACGAGGGCGAGGGCGAGGAAGCCGCCGAGGCCGCCGAGGCGGAGGACGCCGCTGAGGCCGTGGCCGAGCCCGAGGCGCCCGTCGACCCGATCGCCGCGCTCCGCGACGAGCTGCGCGGTCTGCCCGGCGAGTGGTACGTGATCCACACCTACGCGGGCTACGAGAAGCGCGTGAAGGCCAACCTGGAGCAGCGTGCCGTCTCGCTGAACGTCGAGGACTTCATCTACCAGGCCGAGGTCCCCGAGGAAGAGATCGTCCAGATCAAGAACGGCGAGCGCAAGAACGTCCGGCAGAACAAGCTGCCGGGTTACGTGCTCGTCCGTATGGACCTGACGAACGAGTCCTGGGGCGTCGTCCGCAACACCCCCGGTGTCACCGGCTTCGTGGGCAACGCGTACGACCCGTACCCGCTGACCCTGGACGAGATCGTCAAGATGCTCGCCCCCGAGGCCGAGGAGAAGGCCGCCCGCGAGGCCGCTGAGGCCGAGGGCAAGCCCGCTCCGGCCCGCAAGGTCGAGGTCCAGGTGCTGGACTTCGAGGTCGGCGACTCGGTCACCGTCACGGACGGCCCGTTCGCCACCCTCCAGGCCACGATCAACGAGATCAACGCCGACTCGAAGAAGGTCAAGGGCCTCGTCGAGATCTTCGGCCGCGAGACCCCGGTCGAGTTGAGCTTCGACCAGATCCAGAAGAACTAG
- a CDS encoding adenosine deaminase, with the protein MEQVRDLSLLPKAHLHLHFTGSMRPATLLELADKYGVHLPDALTGGEPPQLRATDERGWFRFQRLYDIARSCLRAPEDIRRLVREAAEEDVRDGCGWLEIQVDPTSYAPMLGGLIPALEIILDSVDDAARATGLGIRVLVAANRMKHPLDARTLARLAVRYADRGVVGFGLSNDERRGMARDFDRAFAIARDGGLLAAPHGGELTGPSSVRDCVDDLHASRIGHGVRAAEDPRLLRRLAERGVTCEVCPASNVALGVYEKPEDVPLRTLWDAGVPMALGADDPLLFGSRLAAQYEIARRHHGFTDTELAELARQSVRGSAAPEEVRTKLLAGIDDWLAGGSPVDRAGSAGGVM; encoded by the coding sequence ATGGAGCAAGTCCGCGATCTGAGTCTGCTGCCGAAGGCCCATCTGCACCTGCACTTCACGGGCTCGATGCGGCCCGCCACCCTGCTCGAACTAGCCGACAAGTACGGGGTCCACCTCCCCGACGCGCTGACCGGTGGCGAGCCGCCGCAGCTGCGGGCGACGGACGAGCGCGGCTGGTTCCGTTTCCAGCGGCTGTACGACATCGCGCGGTCGTGTCTGCGCGCCCCCGAGGACATCCGCCGGCTGGTGCGCGAAGCCGCCGAGGAGGACGTCAGGGACGGCTGCGGCTGGCTGGAGATCCAGGTCGACCCGACGTCGTACGCGCCGATGCTGGGCGGGCTGATCCCGGCGCTGGAGATCATCCTCGACTCGGTGGACGACGCAGCTCGCGCGACCGGCCTCGGGATACGGGTGCTGGTCGCGGCGAACCGGATGAAGCACCCCCTGGACGCCCGCACGCTCGCGCGGCTGGCGGTGCGGTACGCGGACCGGGGCGTGGTCGGCTTCGGGCTCTCCAACGACGAGCGGCGGGGCATGGCCCGCGACTTCGACCGCGCGTTCGCCATCGCCCGCGACGGCGGGCTGCTCGCCGCCCCGCACGGCGGCGAACTGACGGGCCCTTCGTCCGTACGGGACTGCGTGGACGACCTCCACGCCTCGCGCATCGGCCACGGCGTACGGGCCGCGGAGGACCCCCGCCTGCTGCGCAGGCTGGCCGAGCGCGGCGTGACCTGCGAGGTCTGCCCGGCGTCGAACGTCGCGCTCGGTGTCTACGAGAAGCCGGAGGACGTGCCCCTGCGGACCCTGTGGGACGCGGGCGTCCCCATGGCCCTCGGCGCCGACGACCCCCTCCTCTTCGGCTCCCGCCTGGCGGCCCAGTACGAGATCGCCCGCCGCCACCACGGTTTCACCGACACGGAACTGGCGGAGCTCGCCCGCCAGTCGGTACGCGGCTCGGCGGCGCCGGAGGAGGTCCGTACGAAGCTCCTGGCGGGCATCGACGACTGGCTGGCCGGGGGCTCTCCGGTGGATCGGGCTGGATCAGCGGGCGGCGTCATGTGA
- the secE gene encoding preprotein translocase subunit SecE, giving the protein MTDAVGSIDMPDAEDEAPEARKKTRKGGKRGKKGPLGRLALFYRQIVAELRKVVWPTRNQLTTYTTVVIVFVVIMIGLVTVMDYGLQAAVKYVFG; this is encoded by the coding sequence GTGACGGACGCCGTGGGCTCCATCGACATGCCTGATGCCGAGGATGAGGCCCCAGAGGCCCGGAAGAAGACCCGGAAGGGCGGCAAGCGCGGGAAGAAGGGCCCTCTCGGGCGCCTCGCGCTGTTCTACCGCCAGATTGTCGCCGAGCTGCGCAAGGTCGTCTGGCCGACGCGCAACCAGCTGACGACGTACACCACTGTGGTGATTGTCTTCGTCGTCATCATGATCGGCCTTGTGACCGTGATGGACTATGGCTTGCAGGCAGCAGTCAAGTACGTCTTCGGCTGA
- a CDS encoding TetR/AcrR family transcriptional regulator, whose product MQRPARERILDAAHELMLTVGLTRATTKAIAAAADCSEAALYKYFASKEELFVSVLKERLPELDPLLRRLVADPGKRSVEENLTEIARQAALFYAEVFPIAASLYAEPTLKARHDDAMRVMGVGPHRPIEALDAYLRAERTAGRVAADADTFAAASLLLGACAQRAFAYKATPDGEPPQSLDDFAAGVVRTLLRALSRGVSGGSGRAPDAL is encoded by the coding sequence ATGCAGCGACCCGCGCGGGAGCGCATCCTCGACGCCGCGCACGAGCTGATGCTCACCGTCGGCCTGACCCGGGCCACGACCAAGGCCATCGCCGCGGCCGCCGACTGCTCCGAAGCAGCGCTGTACAAGTACTTCGCGAGCAAGGAAGAGCTGTTCGTGAGCGTGCTGAAGGAGCGGCTGCCCGAGCTGGACCCGCTGCTGCGCCGGCTCGTCGCGGACCCGGGGAAGCGGAGCGTCGAGGAGAACCTGACCGAGATCGCCCGCCAGGCCGCGCTCTTCTACGCCGAGGTCTTCCCGATCGCGGCGTCGCTCTACGCCGAGCCCACGCTCAAGGCGCGCCACGACGATGCGATGCGGGTGATGGGGGTCGGGCCCCACCGGCCGATCGAGGCGCTCGACGCGTATCTGCGGGCCGAGCGGACGGCGGGCCGGGTCGCCGCGGACGCGGACACGTTCGCCGCGGCCTCGCTGCTGCTCGGTGCGTGTGCGCAGCGCGCCTTCGCGTACAAGGCGACCCCCGACGGTGAGCCGCCGCAGTCCCTCGACGACTTCGCGGCCGGCGTCGTCCGCACGCTGCTGCGGGCGCTCAGCCGGGGGGTGTCCGGTGGATCAGGCCGGGCTCCCGACGCCCTGTGA
- the rplJ gene encoding 50S ribosomal protein L10: MARPDKAAAVAELADQFRSSNAAVLTEYRGLTVAQLKTLRRSLGENAQYAVVKNTLTKIAANEAGITSLDDQFTGPTAVAFITGDPVESAKGLRDFAKENPNLIIKAGVLDGKALSADEIKKLADLESREVLLAKLAGAMKGKQSQAAALFQALPSKLVRTVDALRAKQAEQGGAE, from the coding sequence ATGGCAAGGCCCGACAAGGCTGCCGCGGTAGCCGAGCTCGCGGACCAGTTCCGCAGCTCGAACGCCGCCGTGCTGACCGAGTACCGGGGTCTCACCGTGGCGCAGCTCAAGACGCTGCGTCGTTCGCTCGGTGAGAACGCCCAGTACGCCGTGGTGAAGAACACGCTGACCAAGATTGCGGCCAACGAGGCCGGGATCACCTCGCTCGACGACCAGTTCACTGGTCCGACGGCTGTCGCCTTCATCACCGGTGACCCGGTGGAGTCGGCGAAGGGTCTTCGTGACTTCGCCAAGGAGAACCCGAATCTCATCATCAAGGCGGGTGTCCTTGACGGCAAGGCGCTGTCCGCCGATGAGATCAAGAAGCTTGCGGACCTCGAGTCCCGCGAGGTTCTGCTCGCCAAGCTGGCGGGCGCCATGAAGGGCAAGCAGTCCCAGGCTGCCGCGCTCTTCCAGGCGCTCCCGTCGAAGCTCGTCCGCACCGTGGACGCGCTTCGCGCCAAGCAGGCCGAGCAGGGCGGTGCCGAGTAA